From the Leishmania donovani BPK282A1 complete genome, chromosome 30 genome, one window contains:
- a CDS encoding alkyldihydroxyacetonephosphate synthase, giving the protein MPADEAQAPIQAEVYDRLKWNGWGVEGVQMQIDSENPLWVRHVDGKPIKNLLEFLYQEVSGGVGPKEIPPLSPSIPLEQALARLNKPNINEAFMKDISAVLEKSQIRPDGKSRLCHIVGKNYRDLWRVRKGMVEHTPDCILLPNSHKDCAEIMGLAHKHNVVVIPFGGGTNVTGGVEADPFERARMIVSVDMRRMNRMISIDRESRLATFETGVLGPDLDEQLFRHGFMLGHDPDSYMYSTLGGWIGARGSGAMSNQYGDIEDMVVAVKVATPTGIIETPTTSRTCGVDLNGLFIGSEGAFGIITEATIKLETIPEKKLYEGYLFPTFEAGFSAFYTCTAKGIHPCTMRLYDEDDFRMSMAMSTTKHSFLQRLVSTGVKSFLERYRGWSLRRISLVIVGFEGTPDRVKFQRSETAAVFKQYGGVGIGRGAGDTWQDKKYDLPYIRDFALSLSHWADVFETSVLYSQAIPCWRAVKAAVRQVWKEHGHRGWIGCHTAHQYKYGCCLYFTFASAQKDDMDMKIFLAIKKRATEAMLAHTGNLTHHHGIGYEHVPWMSRYMGPNAIDLLFAVKKKVDPKNICNPGKLLPSPPRENESAAALKARQQRELMFDKMGVPGAVASHL; this is encoded by the coding sequence ATGCCCGCTgacgaggcgcaggcgcccATCCAGGCGGAGGTGTATGATCGCCTCAAGTGGAATGGGTGGGGTGTCGAGGGTGTCCAGATGCAGATCGACAGCGAGAACCCGCTCTGGGTGCGCCACGTGGATGGCAAGCCCATCAAAAACTTGCTCGAGTTCCTCTACCAGGAGGTCAGCGGCGGAGTAGGTCCAAAGGAGATcccgccgctgtcgccgagcATCCCGCTCGAGCAGGCGCTTGCAAGGCTCAACAAGCCGAACATCAACGAGGCCTTCATGAAAGACATCTccgcggtgctggagaagagTCAAATTCGCCCTGACGGCAAGAGCCGCCTGTGCCACATCGTGGGCAAAAACTACCGCGACCtgtggcgtgtgcgcaaGGGCATGGTCGAGCACACTCCAGACTGCATTCTGTTGCCGAACAGCCACAAGGACTGCGCCGAGATTATGGGACTggcgcacaagcacaacgTGGTCGTTATTCCTTTCGGTGGCGGCACCAACGTGACGGGCGGCGTCGAAGCAGACCCCTTCGAGCGTGCCCGCATGATCGTCTCCGTGGACATGCGCCGCATGAATCGCATGATATCGATTGACCGCGAGTCGCGTCTGGCCACCTTTGAAACCGGTGTGCTTGGCCCCGACCTGGACGAGCAGTTGTTCCGCCACGGCTTCATGCTCGGCCACGACCCCGACAGCTACATGTACTCAACCCTCGGCGGATGGATTGGTGCACGTGGCAGCGGGGCCATGTCGAACCAGTACGGCGACATTGAAGACATGGTGGTGGCTGTGAAGGTGGCAACGCCGACGGGCATCATCGAAACCCCGACCACGTCCCGCACGTGTGGTGTGGACCTGAACGGGCTCTTCATCGGCTCCGAAGGCGCCTTCGGCATCATTACGGAGGCCACCATCAAGCTGGAAACCATCCCGGAGAAGAAGCTATACGAAGGCTACCTGTTCCCCACTTTCGAGGCTGGTTTCAGCGCCTTCTACACGTGCACCGCCAAAGGAATTCATCCGTGCACGATGCGCCTGTACGACGAGGACGATTTTCGTATGAGTATGGCGATGAGCACCACCAAACACAGCTTCCTTCAGCGCCTGGTGAGTACGGGTGTCAAGTCCTTCCTTGAGAGGTACCGCGGCTGGAGCCTGCGCCGCATAAGCCTAGTGATTGTTGGCTTTGAGGGAACGCCGGATCGCGTCAAGTTCCAGCGCAGCGAGACGGCTGCAGTCTTCAAGCAGTACGGTGGCGTCGGTatcggccgcggcgcgggTGACACGTGGCAGGATAAGAAGTACGACCTGCCCTACATACGCGACTTCGccctgtctctctcgcactGGGCGGACGTCTTCGAGACGAGTGTTCTCTATTCGCAGGCGATCCCGTGCTGGCGCGCAGTGAAGGCCGCTGTGCGGCAGGTGTGGAAGGAACACGGACACCGCGGCTGGATTGGATGTCACACGGCCCACCAGTACAAGtacggctgctgcctctACTTCACCTTCGCGAGCGCACAAAAGGACGACATGGACATGAAGATATTCCTCGCCATCAAGAAGCGCGCGACGGAGGCGATGCTGGCGCACACCGGAAACCTCACTCATCACCACGGCATCGGCTACGAGCACGTGCCGTGGATGAGCCGCTACATGGGGCCTAATGCGATAGACCTCCTCTTTGCTGTGAAGAAGAAAGTGGATCCAAAGAACATCTGCAACCCTGGCAagttgctgccgtcgcctccgcggGAGAacgagagcgccgcggcgctgaaggcaCGCCAGCAGAGGGAGTTGATGTTCGACAAGATGGGTGTGCCAGGAGCCGTCGCGTCGCACCTTTAA